GGCCCCGCGCGCCTTGGCCAGTTCCACCGCCCGCTCCACCGCCGCCTTGTGGCCCGACACCACCACCTGCGCCGGATCATTGTCGTTCGCCGCCTGGCACACCTCGCCCTGCGCAGCCTCGTGGGCGACCTCGACCGCCGCCTCGTAGTCCAGCCCCAGCAGCGCCGCCATCGCGCCGATGCCCACCGGCACCGCCTCCTGCATCGCCTGGCCGCGGATGCGCAGCAGCCGTGCCGTGTCCGACAGCTTCAGCGACTTCGCCGCGCAGAGCGCGGAATACTCGCCCAGCGAATGCCCGGCCACGAACGAGGCCGTGGCGATCCCCAGCCCCTCGACCTCCAGCGCCGCCAGCGCCGCCATCGAGGTCGCCATCAGCGCCGGCTGGGCGTTCTGCGTCAGCGTCAGCTCTTCGATCGAGCCGTCCCAGATCAGCGCCGAGAGCTTCTCGCCCAGCGCCTCGTCCACCTCCTCGAAGACCGCGCGGGCTGCCGGATAGGTCTCGGCAAGCGCGCGGCCCATGCCGATCGTCTGGGCACCCTGCCCCGGAAACACGAATGCGCGGCTCATGGATCTGGTCTCCTTCTCTCCTCGACCCGGCCATACCCCGCCAACCGCAGGCGCGCAATCGCCGCCCCTCCTCCTGCGCGCTTCGGCCCCAATCGGCCCGCCGTCGCAGATGGCGGACCACCCGCCCGTCGCCCATGTGCCGGGCGCGCCGCTCCCCCGCGGCTTCGGTCCTGCACGGCGCGGGCCCCGGGTTTGCCACGCTCGGGCGTGGCCCGGATCGGGCATCCGCCCCGACGCGGTGTCCGGCTGGCCCAACCGCCAGGGTTCGAGGGGTTCAGGCCGCAACCCGTGACTCTGCTGCCGACACGAGGGTCGGCCGACTGCGCCCGTCCCGTTCCGGACCGAAGTCGTGGCAGGCTCCCCCTTACGCGCCGAAATGCATCGGACATAATGCTGCCCAGATGGCTGCGTAGAAGCAGGCTGGTTAACCTTTCTGCGGTAGCCATGCGCAGGGACAGCGGCAGCCGGGGCGGCGGATGATCGAGTTCGAGAACGTCAGCAAGTCCTTCTGGACCGGGCAGCAGCGCAAGGTGATCCTCGACCGCGCCTCGTTCCGGGTCGAGCTGGGCAGCGCGCTCGGCATCCTCGCCCCGAACGGGACCGGAAAGACCACGATCATCAACATGATGGCCGGCCTCGAGAAACCGGACGAGGGGCGGATCCTCCGCCGATCGCGGATCTCCTTCCCGCTCGGCTTCATGGGCGGCCTCGTGCAGCGCCACACCGCGACCGAGAATGCCCGCTACATCTCGCGGCTCTACGGGCTCGATCCCGACTATGTCGAAAGCTACTGCCGCTGGATCTGCGGCATCGGCGAGTATTTCGACATGCCGGTGGGGACCTATTCCTCGGGGATGAAGGCCAGATTCGCCTTCGCGCTGATGCTGGCGATCGAGTTCGACATCTACCTGATCGACGAGGGCATGCCCTCGACCACGGATGTGGAGTTCAACCGCAAGGCCGGAAGCCTGCTGCGCGACCGGTTGCGCCGTTCGACGCTGGTGATGGTCTCGCACCAGCCCTCCACGCTCGAGAAATTCTGCCGGTCCGCCGCCGTGCTGCGGAACGGCAGGCTCTACATGTTCGACACCCTCGAGGAAGCGAAGCGGCTTTATGACTATGAAGCTCAAGGCTAGGCGGTTCCGCATCCGGGCCGACGACCAGCCGCCGGTCGAGCCGGCGCCCCCCGCCGCCGGAACCGGTGTCGCGGTCCGCGGCCGCGGAGCGGGTCCCGACGATGCGGCCTGCGAGATCGAGGCGATCCGCAGGGAGGGGCTGACCGGCCGCCAGCTGCGCATGGCGCGCCGCATGGCGC
This portion of the Rhodobacter sp. CZR27 genome encodes:
- the fabD gene encoding ACP S-malonyltransferase — translated: MSRAFVFPGQGAQTIGMGRALAETYPAARAVFEEVDEALGEKLSALIWDGSIEELTLTQNAQPALMATSMAALAALEVEGLGIATASFVAGHSLGEYSALCAAKSLKLSDTARLLRIRGQAMQEAVPVGIGAMAALLGLDYEAAVEVAHEAAQGEVCQAANDNDPAQVVVSGHKAAVERAVELAKARGAKRAIMLPVSAPFHCSLMQHAASVMSEALAAVVIEAPVCPVVVNVRAEAVSEPDRIRALLVSQVTGAVRWRESVMWMENAGVTEFWEIGAGKALSGMIKRIAKGAATRAIGTPEDVTAAATA
- a CDS encoding ABC transporter ATP-binding protein gives rise to the protein MIEFENVSKSFWTGQQRKVILDRASFRVELGSALGILAPNGTGKTTIINMMAGLEKPDEGRILRRSRISFPLGFMGGLVQRHTATENARYISRLYGLDPDYVESYCRWICGIGEYFDMPVGTYSSGMKARFAFALMLAIEFDIYLIDEGMPSTTDVEFNRKAGSLLRDRLRRSTLVMVSHQPSTLEKFCRSAAVLRNGRLYMFDTLEEAKRLYDYEAQG